From the Prunus dulcis chromosome 4, ALMONDv2, whole genome shotgun sequence genome, one window contains:
- the LOC117624724 gene encoding pentatricopeptide repeat-containing protein At1g20230-like, producing the protein MLSKLPANVPSHLSLRFLKIYCNSGDLQRARHLFDQIPHPDLRAWTVLISGHTRHGFPKESIKLYTSLRGRHIVPDNLLLLSVAKACASLGDLRNAKELHDEAIRFGFHSDIALGNAMVDMFGKCKYVDGARQVFDDMPAKDVVSWTSLCSCYVNCGLPREGLVAFREMGLNGVRPNAVTVSSILPACSELKYVNLGREIHGFVVKHAMEENVFVSSALVNIYASCLSIKQAQMVFDMMPQRDVVSWNVLLTAYFSNRDCEKGIALFCRMRREGVKLDGASWNAVIGGCLNNGQTEQALKMLGQMQESGFKPNQITITSLLPACKDLESLRAGKEVHSYIFRNCLMEDLATTTALVFMYAKCGELELSRRVFDMMPRRDTVAWNTMIIANSMHGNGEEALLLFRKMLDSRVKPNSVTFTGVLCGCSHSRLVDEGIMVFDSMRRDHSVEPDADHYSCMVDVLSRAGHLEEAYQFIQSIPMEPTPGAWGALLGACRVHKNVDLAKIAANRLFEIEPDNPGNYVLLSNILVTAKRWEEASETRKLMRDRGVTKTPGCSWVQLRNRVYSFVAGDRSNERSEEMYKFLVEMGEKMRLAGYVPNTDFVLQDVDQEEKVGILCNHSEKLAVAFGILNLNGESTIRVFKNLRICGDCHNAIKFMAKIVGVQIIVRDSLRFHHFKDGDCSCRDFW; encoded by the coding sequence ATGCTTTCTAAACTACCCGCCAACGTCCCATCTCACCTGAGCCTTCGGTTCTTGAAAATTTACTGCAATTCCGGCGATTTACAACGTGCCCGTCACTTGTTCGACCAAATTCCCCATCCAGACCTCCGTGCATGGACCGTGCTAATTTCAGGCCACACGCGACATGGGTTTCCAAAGGAATCTATAAAGCTTTACACTTCATTGAGAGGTCGGCACATTGTTCCCGataatcttcttcttctctcggTTGCTAAGGCCTGCGCGTCTTTGGGTGATCTCAGAAATGCTAAAGAACTTCATGATGAAGCAATTCGATTTGGGTTTCATTCAGATATCGCTTTGGGTAATGCCATGGTTGATATGTTTGGAAAATGTAAATACGTTGATGGGGCACGGCAGGTTTTTGATGACATGCCGGCCAAAGATGTGGTTTCATGGACGTCTTTGTGTTCTTGTTATGTAAACTGTGGGCTGCCTAGAGAAGGTTTGGTGGCTTTTAGGGAGATGGGTTTGAATGGAGTGAGACCCAATGCGGTGACTGTGTCTTCAATCCTGCCTGCTTGCTCAGAATTGAAATATGTGAATTTGGGCAGAGAGATTCATGGGTTTGTGGTCAAACATGCAATGGAAGAGAATGTATTTGTTAGCAGCGCACTTGTCAACATCTATGCTAGTTGTCTGAGCATTAAACAAGCTCAAATGGTGTTTGATATGATGCCTCAACGAGATGTTGTGTCCTGGAATGTACTTCTAACAGCGTATTTCTCAAATAGAGATTGTGAAAAGGGTATAGCTCTGTTTTGTAGGATGAGAAGGGAAGGCGTTAAATTGGATGGTGCTTCTTGGAATGCTGTTATTGGTGGGTGCCTGAATAATGGGCAAACTGAACAGGCACTGAAAATGCTTGGACAAATGCAAGAATCAGGATTTAAGCCCAATCAGATAACAATTACTAGCTTGTTACCAGCTTGCAAAGATTTGGAGAGCTTGAGAGCAGGCAAAGAGGTTCATAGTTACATCTTTAGAAATTGTTTGATGGAGGACTTGGCAACCACAACAGCTCTAGTTTTCATGTATGCAAAATGTGGTGAGTTGGAACTTTCGAGGAGGGTCTTTGATATGATGCCAAGAAGGGATACAGTTGCTTGGAATACAATGATCATTGCAAACTCGATGCATGGGAATGGAGAAGAAGCCTTGCTGCTGTTCAGAAAAATGTTAGACTCCAGGGTGAAGCCAAACTCTGTTACTTTTACTGGTGTTTTGTGTGGTTGTAGCCATTCGCGGCTAGTTGATGAAGGCATCATGGTTTTTGATTCAATGAGGAGGGATCACTCAGTAGAACCCGATGCAGATCATTATTCCTGCATGGTTGATGTACTTAGCCGTGCCGGTCACCTAGAAGAGGCATATCAGTTCATACAGAGCATACCAATGGAACCTACACCTGGTGCTTGGGGAGCATTGCTTGGTGCCTGTAGAGTGCATAAAAATGTGGACTTAGCGAAAATTGCAGCAAACAGGCTGTTTGAGATTGAACCCGATAACCCTGGTAACTATGTATTATTGTCCAACATTTTAGTTACTGCCAAAAGATGGGAAGAAGCTTCAGAAACTAGGAAGTTGATGAGAGACAGAGGAGTGACAAAAACACCAGGTTGTTCTTGGGTTCAGCTGAGAAATAGAGTCTACTCTTTTGTTGCTGGTGACAGGAGCAATGAACGTAGTGAGGAGATGTACAAGTTTTTGGTTGAGATGGGTGAGAAGATGAGATTGGCAGGGTATGTGCCCAACACAGATTTTGTTCTGCAAGATGTGGATCAAGAGGAGAAAGTGGGGATCCTTTGCAACCACAGTGAGAAGCTTGCTGTTGCTTTTGGGATACTCAATTTGAATGGTGAATCAACAATTCGGGTATTTAAGAACTTGAGGATATGTGGGGACTGCCATAATGCCATCAAGTTTATGGCCAAGATTGTTGGTGTGCAGATTATAGTCCGAGATTCGTTGAGGTTTCACCATTTCAAAGATGGAGATTGTTCTTGCAGAgatttttggtga
- the LOC117624725 gene encoding pentatricopeptide repeat-containing protein At1g79080, chloroplastic, with protein sequence MAVLVNSVSPIAHPSPESTRNSCRFFSHIRNLQPLSLSKGFSRVLATTQITISPKDTVFTLPNWRVAKNNRRSREVRLIDAFLHLESMVGKGQKPDVAQATQLLYDLCKANKMRKAVRVIEMMVSAGIIPDAASYTLLVNYLCKRGNIGYAMQLVEKMEEYGYPTNTITYNSLVRGLCVRGNLNQSLQLLDRLIQKGLVPNVYTYSFLLEAAYKERGVNEAMKLLQEIIAKGGKPNLVSYNVLLTGLCKEGRTDEALRFFRNLPSMGFDPNVVSYNIVLRSLCYEGRWEEANELLSEMEGEDRSPSIVTYNILIGSLALHGRTEHALEVLDEMVRGRFKPTAASYNPIIAHLCKERKVDSVIKCLDQMIHRRCNPNEGTFNAIAVLCEEGMVQEAFSIIQSLANKQKCSTNEFYKNVITSLCRKGNTFPAFQILYEMTKRGFTPDSYTYSSLIRGLCLEGMLDEAMEIFKVMEENNIRPDTDNFNALVLGFCKSRRTDLSLQVFEMMIEKGRMPNEMTYTILVEGIAHEGELELAAKVLKELHLRHVMSPNTVERLVMQYDFEDLPV encoded by the coding sequence ATGGCAGTTCTTGTAAATTCAGTGTCTCCTATTGCACACCCATCACCAGAAAGTACTAGAAACAGTTGTAGGTTCTTTTCCCACATCAGGAATCTCCAACCACTTTCGCTCAGCAAGGGATTTTCTAGAGTTTTGGCAACTACCCAGATCACCATTTCTCCAAAGGACACTGTTTTCACCTTACCCAACTGGAGGGTTGCCAAGAATAACAGAAGAAGTAGGGAAGTCAGACTAATTGATGCCTTTCTGCACTTAGAGTCTATGGTAGGGAAGGGCCAAAAGCCTGATGTGGCTCAAGCAACTCAGCTCTTATATGACCTTTGCAAGGCAAATAAGATGAGAAAAGCTGTCAGGGTGATTGAAATGATGGTTTCTGCAGGCATTATACCTGATGCAGCTTCTTATACATTATTGGTGAATTATTTGTGTAAAAGAGGTAACATTGGGTATGCAATGCAGTTGGTTGAAAAAATGGAGGAGTATGGCTATCCAACCAATACCATTACCTATAATTCGCTTGTTAGAGGGCTTTGTGTGCGTGGAAACTTGAACCAAAGCTTGCAGCTTTTGGATAGACTGATACAGAAGGGGCTGGTCCCAAATGTTTATACCTACTCCTTCTTGCTTGAAGCTGCTTATAAGGAAAGAGGGGTCAATGAAGCCATGAAGCTCCTGCAAGAGATAATTGCTAAAGGTGGAAAGCCTAATTTGGTCAGTTACAATGTTTTGTTAACTGGGTTGTGCAAGGAAGGTAGGACTGACGAGGCTTTGCGGTTCTTCAGGAATTTGCCTTCGATGGGGTTTGATCCGAATGTTGTGAGTTATAACATTGTACTGAGGAGCTTGTGTTATGAGGGTAGGTGGGAAGAGGCAAATGAGCTTCTGTCTGAGATGGAAGGTGAGGATCGGTCTCCTTCCATAGTTACatataatatcttaattgGTTCACTTGCACTTCATGGTAGAACTGAACATGCTCTTGAAGTTTTGGATGAAATGGTGAGAGGTCGGTTCAAGCCTACTGCTGCCAGCTACAATCCCATAATTGCTCATCTCTGTAAAGAGAGGAAGGTGGATAGTGTGATTAAGTGTCTAGACCAAATGATTCATCGGCGATGTAATCCTAATGAGGGAACATTCAATGCTATTGCCGTGCTCTGTGAGGAAGGGATGGTGCAGGAGGCATTCTCTATAATTCAGAGCCTCGCTAACAAACAAAAGTGCTCCACCAACGAGTTCTACAAAAACGTAATTACAAGCTTGTGTAGGAAAGGGAACACCTTCCCAGCGTTTCAGATTTTATATGAAATGACCAAGCGTGGTTTCACTCCAGATTCTTATACGTATTCATCCTTGATCAGAGGGTTGTGTTTGGAGGGTATGCTAGATGAGGCCATGGAGATTTTCAAGGTAATGGAAGAAAACAACATTAGGCCTGATACCGACAATTTCAATGCCCTTGTACTCGGCTTCTGCAAATCTCGAAGAACAGATTTGTCCTTGCAGGTTTTCGAGATGATGATTGAGAAAGGGCGTATGCCTAATGAAATGACCTATACCATTCTCGTGGAAGGGATTGCACATGAAGGAGAACTGGAGCTGGCAGCCAAAGTTTTGAAAGAGTTGCACCTGAGACATGTTATGAGTCCGAATACAGTGGAAAGACTTGTTATGCAGTATGACTTTGAGGATTTACCAGTATAG
- the LOC117624726 gene encoding uncharacterized protein LOC117624726 isoform X1: protein MESKETQFESSSEEKSVSVHETENQSENESQRLQSEALAKALSSMLTTVIKEFDSKAQQTSTSQDHLSQSLDRLTRELDKLLEDAPLPFIMQHAAKISVVRKRVSSLNSVLKSVQRRLDNIDRMLSVGVSHQHQQQQQHGICKTNILVMIRQPQNIQGYSNIVLS, encoded by the exons ATGGAAAGCAAGGAAACCCAGTTCGAGTCATCTTCAGAGGAGAAGAGTGTGAGTGTGCACGAGACAGAGAATCAGAGTGAGAACGAAAGCCAGAGATTGCAATCGGAGGCTCTGGCAAAAGCACTATCTTCGATGCTCACGACCGTCATTAAAGAGTTCGATTCAAAAGCTCAGCAAACCTCCACAAGCCAAGACCACCTCTCTCAATCGCTCGATCGCCTTACCCGCG AACTTGATAAGTTGCTAGAAGATGCGCCGCTGCCGTTCATAATGCAGCACGCGGCCAAGATTTCTGTCGTTCGAAAGAGAGTTTCGTCGTTGAATTCGGTTTTGAAGTCAGTACAGCGCCGTCTTGACAATATAGACCGCATGCTGTCTGTTGGCGTCTCACACCAACatcaacagcaacaacaacatgGTATATGTAAGACTAATATTTTGGTTATG ATAAGGCAACCACAGAACATTCAGGGCTACAGTAATATAGTTTTGTCTTGA
- the LOC117624726 gene encoding uncharacterized protein LOC117624726 isoform X3 codes for MESKETQFESSSEEKSVSVHETENQSENESQRLQSEALAKALSSMLTTVIKEFDSKAQQTSTSQDHLSQSLDRLTRELDKLLEDAPLPFIMQHAAKISVVRKRVSSLNSVLKSVQRRLDNIDRMLSVGVSHQHQQQQQHDKATTEHSGLQ; via the exons ATGGAAAGCAAGGAAACCCAGTTCGAGTCATCTTCAGAGGAGAAGAGTGTGAGTGTGCACGAGACAGAGAATCAGAGTGAGAACGAAAGCCAGAGATTGCAATCGGAGGCTCTGGCAAAAGCACTATCTTCGATGCTCACGACCGTCATTAAAGAGTTCGATTCAAAAGCTCAGCAAACCTCCACAAGCCAAGACCACCTCTCTCAATCGCTCGATCGCCTTACCCGCG AACTTGATAAGTTGCTAGAAGATGCGCCGCTGCCGTTCATAATGCAGCACGCGGCCAAGATTTCTGTCGTTCGAAAGAGAGTTTCGTCGTTGAATTCGGTTTTGAAGTCAGTACAGCGCCGTCTTGACAATATAGACCGCATGCTGTCTGTTGGCGTCTCACACCAACatcaacagcaacaacaacatg ATAAGGCAACCACAGAACATTCAGGGCTACAGTAA
- the LOC117624726 gene encoding uncharacterized protein LOC117624726 isoform X2: protein MESKETQFESSSEEKSVSVHETENQSENESQRLQSEALAKALSSMLTTVIKEFDSKAQQTSTSQDHLSQSLDRLTRELDKLLEDAPLPFIMQHAAKISVVRKRVSSLNSVLKSVQRRLDNIDRMLSVGVSHQHQQQQQHGIYKATTEHSGLQ, encoded by the exons ATGGAAAGCAAGGAAACCCAGTTCGAGTCATCTTCAGAGGAGAAGAGTGTGAGTGTGCACGAGACAGAGAATCAGAGTGAGAACGAAAGCCAGAGATTGCAATCGGAGGCTCTGGCAAAAGCACTATCTTCGATGCTCACGACCGTCATTAAAGAGTTCGATTCAAAAGCTCAGCAAACCTCCACAAGCCAAGACCACCTCTCTCAATCGCTCGATCGCCTTACCCGCG AACTTGATAAGTTGCTAGAAGATGCGCCGCTGCCGTTCATAATGCAGCACGCGGCCAAGATTTCTGTCGTTCGAAAGAGAGTTTCGTCGTTGAATTCGGTTTTGAAGTCAGTACAGCGCCGTCTTGACAATATAGACCGCATGCTGTCTGTTGGCGTCTCACACCAACatcaacagcaacaacaacatgGTATAT ATAAGGCAACCACAGAACATTCAGGGCTACAGTAA